Genomic segment of Methanomicrobiales archaeon:
CCGGTGAAGATCTACCAGCTCGTACGCCGCATCGAGGACATCATGGACAGCATCGAGAAGGACAAGCAGCGTGAGGCGAAGAGCCAGCTCGATCTGATCAAGAAGGTGCGGGAGTACATCGTTTAGATCTTTTCCTCCCCGCCTCTCCCCACCACGACGATTGTCTTTTCGGCAAATTGTGTGAACAGCCCGCATTCCAGCACTCCCGGAAGGGAGGTCAGGTGCGCTTCCAGCTCCTCCGGGCGTTCGATCACCCCGAACGCACAGTCCACGACGAAGTTGCCGTTGTCCGTGATCACGGGACCGTCTTTTCTCACGCCTTCGCGCAGGGAAGGCTCTCCGCCAGCCATGCGAAGCTGCTTCAGGAGGGGCGTGACCGCGAAGGGCAGCACCTCGATCGGGACGGGCGCCCGCAGTGCGTCGGTCAGTTTCCCCGGGTCCACCACGATGACCAGCTCCGCCGCCGCCGCCGCGACGCACTTCTCCCGCGTGAGTGCAGCCCCGCCGCCCTTGATGAGCCTTTTTGCCCCGTCCACCTGATCGGCCCCGTCGATGGCGAGGT
This window contains:
- the rpiA gene encoding ribose-5-phosphate isomerase RpiA, producing the protein MEELQILAAKRDAALRAAEMVADGMVIGLGTGSTVDFVLQGLGRRIADGLSIAGVPTSYQTAIRARQYGIPLTTLDDHPSLDLAIDGADQVDGAKRLIKGGGAALTREKCVAAAAAELVIVVDPGKLTDALRAPVPIEVLPFAVTPLLKQLRMAGGEPSLREGVRKDGPVITDNGNFVVDCAFGVIERPEELEAHLTSLPGVLECGLFTQFAEKTIVVVGRGGEEKI